In one window of Coffea eugenioides isolate CCC68of unplaced genomic scaffold, Ceug_1.0 ScVebR1_180;HRSCAF=731, whole genome shotgun sequence DNA:
- the LOC113755883 gene encoding uncharacterized protein LOC113755883: MSVAEYEVQFTKLFRFAPELVATEQGRVKRFVQGLNVKIQEGLAAVRLDTFADAVERAQRVEVARAQVKSFQAKKRFSPSSSWEPTYGSAPPAKVGRGTGGVNSPGAPRSALARGTGARSVGERDNGARGGPTRRGQPRNASQGGRAIIFQVTCAYCKRIGHTEDGCWKKQGKCLKCGSSEHQIFGCPKMQDGGTLNARPANSGGNRPKVPARVYAIEDQPVPDSSEVVEGTLPIFHRLARVLIDPGATHSFVNSTFMSGIDVKPIRLPFDLEVRTPMGNKNIITSLAYKNCEFLIGERKMLVDLISLDIKGYDVIIGMDFLAHHHAKLDCRAKVLELWIPGEATLKLDVKGRLASSAMISGFRARKMLHKGARGFLAFLINAPSDQVKLEDVPVVREFLDVFPKELKTLPPEREVEFKIDLVPGTAPISKTPYRMAPAELKELKIQLQDLLEKGFIRESDSPWGAPVLFVKKKDGSLRLCIDYRGLNEATIKNKYPLPLIDSLFDQLQGSRVFKKYLDQFVVVFIDDILIYSKTREEHVKHLEIVLQILREYKLYAKFSKCEFWLEELSFLGHKVSKEGIAVDPAKVEAIMMWKQPETPTEVRSFLGLVGYYRKFIKDFSKIAGPMTELTKKGNKFIWAPKCESSFQELKKRLTSAPVLVLPDGGEGYVVYSDASREGLGCVLMQKGKANVVADALSRKAQVAGLMVKEWDMLEE; this comes from the exons ATGAGTGTTGCCGAATATGAGGTCCAATTCACGAAATTGTTccgttttgctcctgaattggtagccacgGAGCAAGGGCGTGTAAAGAGGTTTGTGCAGGGACTAAATGTGAAAATTCAGGAAGGTTTAGCTGCCGTTCGATTGGACACATTTGCCGATGCTGTCGAGAGAGCCCAAAGGGTTGAAGTAGCCAGAGCCCAAGTAAAATCTTTTCAGGCTAAGAAAAGATTTTCCCCTAGTAGCAGTTGGGAGCCGACTTATGGAAGTGCTCCACCGGCCAAAGTGGGTCGAGGAACGGGTGGAGTGAATAGTCCTGGAGCACCACGAAGCGCTCTAGCAAGAGGAACTGGGGCAAGAAGTGTAGGGGAGAGAGATAATGGAGCTAGAGGGGGACCAACTAGAAGGGGTCAACCTAGGAACGCCTCGCAAGGAGGTCGTGCGATAATTTTCCAGGTGACTTGCGCGTATTGCAAGAGAATTGGCCATACTGAGGACGGTTGCTggaagaaacaaggaaagtgcTTGAAGTGCGGAAGCAGTGAGCACCAAATTTTCGGTTGCCCAAAAATGCAAGATGGTGGTACCCTGAATGCTAGACCAGCCAATTCTGGAGGAAATAGGCCGAAAGTTCCTGCTAGGGTGTACGCTATAGAGGACCAACCtgtacctgattcctcggaaGTTGTTGAAGGTACTCTTCCAATTTTTCATCGATTAGCTAGAGTactaattgatcctggtgcaactcattcatttgtgaatTCAACTTTTATGTCCGGAATTGATGTGAAACCTATTAGATTACCCTtcgatcttgaagttaggacacctATGGGTAATAAGAATATAATCACTAGCTTAGCCTATAAGAATTGCGAATTCTTGATTGGAGAACGTAAAATGCTAGTGGATCTAATCAGCTTGGACATAAAGGGGTATGATGTtattataggaatggattttctagCCCATCATCATGCTAAGCTTGATTGCAGAGCAAAAGTGTTAGAACTTTGGATTCCCGGGGAAGCAACTCTGAAATTAGATGTGAAAGGTAGGTTAGCATCGTCTGCTATGATCTCGGGATTTCGGGCGAGGAAGATGTTGCATAAAGGAGCGCGAGGTTTCCTAGCCTTCTTGATTAACGCTCCTAGTGACCAAGTGAAGTTAGAAGATGTACCAGTGGTACGGGAATTTCTGGACGTTTTCCCTAAAGAACTAAAGACATTACCACCGGAGAGAGAAGTGGAGTTCAAGATTGACTTGGTGCCGGGAACGGCTCCGATTTCtaagactccgtaccgaatggctcctgcagagCTAAAAGAGTTGAAAATTCAACTGCAGGACCTACTGGAGAAAGGTTTCATTAGAGAAAGTGACTCACCATGGGGAGCACCCGTTCTATTTgtcaagaaaaaggacggaagctTGAGATTATGTATCGATTACCGAGGGTTAAACGAGGCTAcaattaagaacaaataccctcTACCTTTGATCGATAGTTTATTTGATCAGCTGCAAGGATCT aGAGTCTTTAAGAAGTATCTGGATCAGTTCGTAGTGgttttcattgatgatattttgatatACTCTAAGACTCGAGAGGAACATGTTAAGCACTTGGAGATAGTTTTGCAGATATTAAGAGAGTATAAGCTATATGCCAAAttcagtaagtgcgagttttggctggaagAGCTATCTTTTCTAGGGCATAAAGTTTCTAAAGAGGGAATTGccgtggatccggcaaaagttgaggccaTAATGATGTGGAAAcagccagaaactccaacagaagttagaagtttcttgggtttaGTAGGTTACTATAGGAagtttatcaaggatttttcgaagattgctggacctatgaccGAACTAACCAAGAAAGGTAACAAGTTTATCTGGGCTCCAAAGTGCGAGTCCAgctttcaggagttaaagaagCGATTAACATCCGCTCCTGTTTTGGTATTACCTGATGGAGGAGAAGGTTATGTCGTATACTCTGATGCTTCTAGAGAAGGTctaggatgtgttttgatgcaaaaag GAAAGGCCAATGTGGTAGCCGACGCTCTAAGTAGAAAAGCCCAAGTAGCGGGGTTAATGGTTAAAGAATGGGACATGCTAGAAGAG